Below is a genomic region from Gemmatimonadaceae bacterium.
CCTGGCCGAGCGACTCGTCAAGGTGTACGGCCAGGGCCGGACCCGCGTGGAAGCGCTCAGAGGAGTTGACCTCGCGGTGCGCCCTGGGGACTTGTGGGCCATCATGGGTCCGAGCGGGGGTGGCAAGACCACTCTTCTCACGATTCTCGGCCTGGTGACCGAACCAACCGAAGGACGCGTGCTGCTCGACGGGGAAGACATTTATGGAGGAGGGCGGGCCCCCGATGTGGCGCGTATCCGACGCGAGAGCATCGGCTTTGTCTTTCAGTCCCCCAACCTGATTCCGTTCCTGACCGCGAGAGAGAACGTACTGCTGCCGCTCAGCTTGGCCGGTGTCCGCGGCACGCCGGCCGAAGCCCGGACGGCGGAACTGCTCGAGTATCTGGAAATCGCGGACCGCGCGGCTCAGTACCCGAACCAACTCTCCGGCGGCGAGCAGCAGCGCGTCGCCATCGCGCGCGCGCTGGCCAACAATCCGAAGATCCTGCTCGCGGACGAGCCGACGGCGAGCCTCGATACCGACCGCGCACTCGCCGTGATGCGGCTGCTGCGCCAGGTCTCAACCACGTACCGCACGGCGGTGCTGGTGGTCACGCACGATCACCGTTTGATCGGGAAGGTCGACCGCGTGATTGAGATGCGGGATGGCCGGTTTGTCGAGGACGTCGCCAGCGGCGCGATGTCCGGACCTCCGTGAGGGAGCCGCCCGGCCAGTAACGGCGGCCGGGGCTGGGCCCGCCGCGCCCCGCCACGGCCGCGATTGCCACCGTACCACGGTACCGTGCTTATACTGCATCACCGAGGAGCCACCATGGGAGACCGTACAATTGGAAGGGCCGCCCGCGACGCGGGCGTCAGTGTCGAAACAATTCGCTTCTATGAACGCCGTGGGCTGATCGAACAGCCCTCGAGACCTTCGCCCGCCGGATTCCGATCATACGCGCCCGATCAGATCGAGCAGGTCAAATTCATTCGTCGCGCACAGCATATCGGGTTCTCACTGCGCGAGATCCAGGAGCTGTTGGCGCTCCGCGTCGACCCGTCTGCCGACTGTTCGACGGTCCGGGCACGGGCGACGGCGAAGCTCGTGGAGGTACAGCACAAAAGCGAGCAGCTATGTGAGATCGCGGCGGCACTGGAATCCCTCATCGCAGCCTGCCCTGGGCGCGGCGCACTCCGCTCGTGCACGATCCTCAACGCACTCGCCGCGCCCGGGCATGAGGCGTCGTCCCAGTCCGGGGCCGATCGCGCCTTCTCCAGCCCGCGATCCGAACACGGGCGGACTGAATCGCCCCGGATCTTCCGGAGACTGGTTTAGTTGGGTGCCCCGGCCGTTTTGGTGGCCCGGGCTTGGTGATACTGTGCTTCGTGCTCCGCGGGGGGCAAGTAGCCCAGCGGTTCCATCAGGCGCTGGCTGTTGTACCACGCCACCCATTCGCTTCGAGAAGTAGCGCTTCAGCTACGGGCGGAAGTGGCATGCGGAGCGCGTGCGGAGGTCGGCGATGAGCTCTTGTCAAGAAGTGTGTAAATGGCGTCAGGCGGCGCGCAGC
It encodes:
- a CDS encoding ABC transporter ATP-binding protein, producing the protein MNDPRYAILAERLVKVYGQGRTRVEALRGVDLAVRPGDLWAIMGPSGGGKTTLLTILGLVTEPTEGRVLLDGEDIYGGGRAPDVARIRRESIGFVFQSPNLIPFLTARENVLLPLSLAGVRGTPAEARTAELLEYLEIADRAAQYPNQLSGGEQQRVAIARALANNPKILLADEPTASLDTDRALAVMRLLRQVSTTYRTAVLVVTHDHRLIGKVDRVIEMRDGRFVEDVASGAMSGPP